The genomic interval CAGCAATGGAAGGATTGCGACCTGGCACATGGTGGTGACGGCACAGAAGACGTAGGCAGAGGGGATGTGCCACGCGACCAGGAACCCCCCAAGCGCGGGCCCGACCACGCCGGACACCTGCTGGAGGCTCATCCTCCACGCGACGGAGTTCTCGAAGATATCCCGAGGCACGAGGAGTGGCAGCAACGCTGTCCGAGCTGGGCGTCCCAACGTAGCGGCGGTTGCGGAGACGAACATCACCAAGAACATCAGGCCCACCGACCCGCGCCGGTAGGAGATGTACGCGAGGCACAGCGAAGCCACTGCGAGCCCGGCGCCGCTGAGCATAATGACGCCCCGACGGTCGAAGGCATCCGCGATGTACCCCGCTGGCAGGATCAGCAGGATCATCGGGATCGCGGTAACGAGGCCCGTCAGTCCCAGCAGGAAGGGGTCGCTCGTGCGCTGGTACACCTCCAAGCCGATCGCCAGGCTCTGCGCGCCGAACCCGACGCCGGATAGCATGGTTCCCGCCGTATAGAGGGCGAAGTTGCGGTTGCGGAGCGCCGCGTAGGGGTCGTGGCGTCGGGACGGACCGCGGGATTGGTCTTGGGGCATGGGGCTCGGTCGGTGTGAGGTATCGGACGGTACCCAGCGTGCGGCAGCAATGGTAGTCCGGTACGGGCGTCAGGTCTACCGGCGAGTGCATTCTGCAGTGTGCTCCAAGACCGTTGGTTGGCACGAGACACGGACGACGTTCGGGCCCTCGGCTGACCGAATCACGTCATGGTCGCGTTCGCGCAGAAACCCGCCTGAGCGCGGACGCCGCGACTGGCGAGGCACAGCTTGCCGCTGTGACATCGATATCACTGGTGACTGTCGGCTTCGATGTGGCTCCGATGTAAAGAGGTGCGATGAATATCTGCGATCTCACGCGGCGATGGTTCGTCGTCTTGGCGGCTGTTTGCTTCGTTGGCACTGCTCAGGCTTTCCCGTGGAGACCGGATCGCCTCCCCAGCCTGCCGGACATGTCCGAGCCGGGCATGAACGGCGATGCGTGCAACGTCTGTCATACGACCGGAGGAGGAACGCCGCGCAACCCATTCGGCGAACTCTGGGAACGCACCTATCCAGCGGCTGAGGACTTCGGTCTGACGGCACAGGCGGCGTTCGCGTCCGTCGCGGCGCAGGACCCCGACGGGGACGGATTCGCGAGCGCCGAGGAGCTCTCGCTGGGCACCCACCCAGGCAACGCGACATCGAAGCCGCTCCGGTTCGTGCGAGCCCTCGTGGCGGGCATCAACACGCTCAGCGTGCCGGCTGATCCCCGAAGACCGATGCGCGCCTCGGACGTGCTCGCCCTGCTGGGTCCGCGCGCGAACCACCTGATCCGCTGGAATGCGTCGGCTGGCAGCTTCGTCCGCATCGACGGCTCGACGCCGCCCGGCTTCCCGGACAACATCGCTATCACCGGCTCGACGGCATTCCTCGTCGAAATGAGCGCGGCGGCGGACATCGCATTCGTCGGGCGTCCGTGGCAGTCGAGCCGGATCGCGTTGGAACCGGGGATCAACCTCGTGGCGGTTCCTAAGCGTCCGTTTGCCGGACGCCTGTCGGACATCGTCGGGCCGGGTGGGATCGGGATCGCCTACCTGTCGGATGAACGCCGGTTTGGGGCGTTCTCAGCCGAAGCCGCTGCGAGTTCGCGCTCGAACGTGCCGCTGGCAGGCGGCGAAGGCTATCTGATACTATCGCCGACGAAGCGTGACGTGGACCTCGGCGGCGTCGGATGGCAGACGCCATGAAGGAGCTCGGAGATGAAATGGGCCCTCGGAGCGACGACCCGGCCTTGGGGCGCGTTCTCGTTCGACCAGGCGTGCGCTTCCATCGCGGCGACGGGCTACAGCGACGTCGCGCTCTACGCCAATGAAGGCAGGATCGTCCTGCGCGCCGATTCGACGGACGAGGACGTGCGCAGCGCCGCCGCGTCGCTGACCAAGCACGGGCTCAAGGGTTCCATGCTCCTCGGTGGACCCGAGCTCGGCGGCGACGCCGGCGCGGCAGAGGAGGCTTTCCGTCGGCTAGTGGACGTCTCCGCCGCGGCGGGCATTCGCTATCTCATGAACGGCGGAACGGAGCGCCCCGACACCTTCGACAGGTACTTCGACCTGATGCGCCGCGTGGCTCCGTATGCTGAGAAGAAAGGCGTCGAGCTCCAGCTCAAGCCTCACGGCGGCATCGGACTGACCGGAGCCGATCTGGCGCGCGCAGTCGAGCGCGTCGGCAGCCCCGCGTTCACCATCTGCTACGATCCCGGCAACATCATCTACTACACGCGCGGCGAGGTGCGCCCGGAGCCCGACGTTCACGACGTGGCGAAGCATGTGACGACCTGCATCATCAAGGATTGCGTCGTCGTCGACGGCAAGCCCGACGTGTGGATTCAGCCCGGCAGCGGTCTCGTGGACTTCCGCAGCGTTCTCGGATCGCTCGCCGACGCGGGCTTCGACGGGCCCTTCTACATCGAATGCTTGGGCGGCAGCGAGCTCGCCGACATCGACCGCCGCTCGCAGGAGACGCACGACTGGCTGCGCGACTTACTCGCCAACCTGTAACCAGCGCTACCCGGCACTGGGCCCGACCGACGTGTCGGGCCCATCCGTAACTCCCGACGCCCTGGACAGGAGGCGCGCAATGGCGGAGTTCCCTGTTCCCCAGCACTGCCCACACGACTACACGCTCGAGAGCGACACACCGCACGCCAACCCGTTCTTCATTCGGCTCGAAGCCACGTTCGTCCACGAGTCAGGCGCGACCATCGCGAGTCTGCCGGGGTTCTACGACGGCGATGGGGCGTGGAAGGTCCGGTTCACGCCGACGCTCCTCGGTGTCTGGACGGGCATGACGAGCTCGGACGACCCGCAGCTCGACGGCATCGAACTGACGCCGCTGCAGTGTGTTCCCGGCTCCCACATGCGCGTCCATGGTCGCGTGCGGATCGATCCCGACCATCCGCACCGGTTCCGGTTCGAGGACGGTACGCCGTTCGTGCCGCTGGGGTTCGAGTGCGACTGGCTCTTCGCCCTGCACCAGGTCGATCCCGAGTCGTGCCGGACGCTCATCGATCTGATCGCCCGTCGTGGATTCAACGAGATCATCACGAACGTCTACGCGCACACGGGGTTCTCGACCGCTGGCGACCCGCACGTCTACGGACCTCCCAAACTCTACGCCTTCGGGGGAACCAACGACGAGCCCGATCACTCCGCCATGAACGTCGCGTTCTTCCGCGATTTCGACCGGATGATGGCGTATCTGCACGCGAAAGGGATCGTCGTCCACCTGATGATCCAGGTGCAGAACAAGAAGGTGCGGTGGGCGCAACGGCGGTCGCGCGAAGACGACCTGTTCTGGCGCTATGTCGTCGCCCGTTATCAGGCGTATGGGAACCTGGTGTGGGATGTCGGCAAGGAGAGCTACAACCTGTACCGCGAGACGGGCAGCCATGACTACACGCTGGACCGCATCGGTCTCATCCGAGAAGCCGATGCGTACCGCCATCTGGTCACCGTGCACGACGCGGTGGCGGGCTCCAACGCGCACAACTCCGTCGTGGATGACGCCTGCGACTTCGTCTCCGACCAGATCCATCTGCATGACACGGCGCTCTACAACCGCGAAGCCGTGCGTCGCTGGCGGCTCCGCGACAAGCCCTACGTGAACATCGAGTACGGCTACGAGGAGGGCGCCGAGTCGCTCAAGACCTACCGAGGCGGCACGACGACCACGTGGGAGGATGTCCTGCTCTGGACGGTCGCCATCTACGTTGGCGGCGGGTATCCCGGGTACTACTACAGCAACACGTCGTGGGATCTGATCGCTTACGAGCCTGAGCCTCCCGGATGGGCGCGCTACCAGCAACTGGTCGCGCTCCTGTCACAGGTGCAGATCAACCGCATGGTTCCCGACAACGACTTCGTTGATCGCGGATTCTGCCTCGCGGAACCGGGCGAGCAGTACCTGGTCTTCCTGCCGGAGGGCGGCGACGTGCGACTCGACCTGACGGCTGTCCTGCCCGATGCGCCGCTCGAAGCCGAGTGGATGGCGCTCTACTCCGGCGAGCGTCGCGGCGAGCGCGTGGACGGGCGGGGGTTCACGACGCGCCTGACCAACCCGCTGCCGGACGGGCAGACGCCATGCGTCGTCCTGGTGCGTCGCCAAGGCTGATCTGACATCACTGTCTGGCGAGTGCTTC from Candidatus Poribacteria bacterium carries:
- a CDS encoding sugar phosphate isomerase/epimerase, encoding MKWALGATTRPWGAFSFDQACASIAATGYSDVALYANEGRIVLRADSTDEDVRSAAASLTKHGLKGSMLLGGPELGGDAGAAEEAFRRLVDVSAAAGIRYLMNGGTERPDTFDRYFDLMRRVAPYAEKKGVELQLKPHGGIGLTGADLARAVERVGSPAFTICYDPGNIIYYTRGEVRPEPDVHDVAKHVTTCIIKDCVVVDGKPDVWIQPGSGLVDFRSVLGSLADAGFDGPFYIECLGGSELADIDRRSQETHDWLRDLLANL
- a CDS encoding DUF4038 domain-containing protein, with product MAEFPVPQHCPHDYTLESDTPHANPFFIRLEATFVHESGATIASLPGFYDGDGAWKVRFTPTLLGVWTGMTSSDDPQLDGIELTPLQCVPGSHMRVHGRVRIDPDHPHRFRFEDGTPFVPLGFECDWLFALHQVDPESCRTLIDLIARRGFNEIITNVYAHTGFSTAGDPHVYGPPKLYAFGGTNDEPDHSAMNVAFFRDFDRMMAYLHAKGIVVHLMIQVQNKKVRWAQRRSREDDLFWRYVVARYQAYGNLVWDVGKESYNLYRETGSHDYTLDRIGLIREADAYRHLVTVHDAVAGSNAHNSVVDDACDFVSDQIHLHDTALYNREAVRRWRLRDKPYVNIEYGYEEGAESLKTYRGGTTTTWEDVLLWTVAIYVGGGYPGYYYSNTSWDLIAYEPEPPGWARYQQLVALLSQVQINRMVPDNDFVDRGFCLAEPGEQYLVFLPEGGDVRLDLTAVLPDAPLEAEWMALYSGERRGERVDGRGFTTRLTNPLPDGQTPCVVLVRRQG